One Streptomyces sp. L2 genomic window carries:
- a CDS encoding FAD-dependent oxidoreductase, with the protein MPRPLRVAIVGAGPAGIYAADALLKSEVAAEPGVSIDLFERMPAPFGLIRYGVAPDHPRIKGIVTALHQVLDKPQIRLFGNVDYPNDISLDDLRAFYDAVIFSTGAMADRELRVPGIDLDGSYGAADFVSWYDGHPDVPRTWPLEAEKVAVLGVGNVALDVARILAKTADELLPTEIPPNVYDGLKANKALEIHVFGRRGPAQAKFSPMELRELDHSPNIEVIVDPEDIDYDAGSIETRRGNKQADMVAKTLENWAIRDAGDRPHKLFLHFFESPTEILGEDGRVAGLRTERTALDGTGNVKGTGAFKDWDVTAVYRAVGYLSEKLPKLPWDLETGTVPDEGGRVIEEGGAHLQSTYVTGWIRRGPVGLIGHTKGDANETVSNLLDDYANGRLHAPSAPEPEAVDAFLAEREVRFTTWEGWYKLDAAERALGEPQGRERVKLVERADMLRESGA; encoded by the coding sequence ATGCCGCGCCCCCTGCGGGTAGCCATCGTCGGAGCCGGCCCCGCCGGGATCTACGCCGCCGACGCCCTGCTCAAGTCCGAGGTGGCCGCCGAGCCCGGCGTCTCCATCGATCTCTTCGAGCGGATGCCGGCCCCGTTCGGCCTGATCCGGTACGGCGTCGCCCCCGACCACCCGCGGATCAAGGGCATCGTGACCGCCCTGCACCAGGTGCTGGACAAACCGCAGATCCGCCTCTTCGGCAACGTCGACTACCCGAACGACATCAGCCTGGACGACCTGCGCGCGTTCTACGACGCCGTGATCTTCTCCACCGGTGCCATGGCCGACCGCGAGCTGCGCGTCCCGGGCATCGACCTCGACGGGTCCTACGGCGCCGCCGACTTCGTCTCCTGGTACGACGGCCACCCCGACGTGCCCCGCACCTGGCCCCTGGAGGCCGAGAAGGTCGCCGTCCTGGGGGTCGGCAACGTCGCCCTCGACGTGGCCCGGATCCTCGCCAAGACGGCGGACGAACTGCTGCCGACGGAGATCCCGCCGAACGTGTACGACGGCCTGAAGGCCAACAAGGCCCTGGAGATCCACGTCTTCGGCCGCCGGGGCCCGGCGCAGGCCAAGTTCAGCCCGATGGAGCTGCGCGAGCTGGACCACTCCCCGAACATCGAGGTCATCGTCGACCCCGAGGACATCGACTACGACGCGGGCTCGATCGAGACCCGGCGCGGCAACAAGCAGGCCGACATGGTCGCCAAGACGCTGGAGAACTGGGCGATCCGGGACGCCGGCGACCGCCCGCACAAGCTGTTCCTGCACTTCTTCGAGTCCCCCACGGAGATCCTCGGCGAGGACGGCCGGGTCGCCGGCCTGCGCACCGAGCGCACCGCGCTCGACGGCACCGGCAACGTCAAGGGGACCGGGGCGTTCAAGGACTGGGACGTCACCGCCGTCTACCGCGCCGTCGGCTACCTCTCCGAGAAGCTGCCCAAGCTGCCCTGGGACCTGGAGACGGGCACCGTCCCGGACGAGGGCGGCCGGGTGATCGAGGAGGGCGGCGCCCACCTGCAGTCGACGTACGTCACCGGCTGGATCCGGCGCGGCCCGGTCGGCCTCATCGGCCACACCAAGGGCGACGCCAACGAGACGGTGTCGAACCTGCTGGACGACTACGCGAACGGCCGCCTGCACGCCCCGTCGGCGCCCGAGCCGGAGGCGGTGGACGCCTTCCTCGCCGAGCGCGAGGTCCGCTTCACCACCTGGGAGGGCTGGTACAAGCTGGACGCCGCCGAGCGGGCTCTCGGCGAGCCGCAGGGCCGGGAGCGCGTGAAGCTCGTCGAGCGCGCCGACATGCTGCGGGAGAGCGGGGCGTAG
- a CDS encoding DUF1232 domain-containing protein: MDDTTTILLVTAAVVAAVLLAVAVALLVRLVRTRRTLRRAGLPTGPRWVFWGAVLYLVLPADLLPDPVYLDDIAVLLLALRSLRSAHPLPPASGTIGR, encoded by the coding sequence ATGGACGACACGACCACGATCCTGCTGGTGACCGCCGCCGTCGTCGCGGCGGTGCTGCTCGCCGTCGCCGTCGCCCTGCTGGTGCGGCTGGTGCGCACCCGGCGCACCCTGCGGCGGGCCGGGCTGCCGACCGGGCCCCGCTGGGTGTTCTGGGGCGCGGTGCTGTATCTCGTCCTGCCGGCCGACCTGCTGCCCGACCCGGTCTACCTCGACGACATCGCCGTACTGCTCCTCGCCCTGCGCAGCCTGCGCTCCGCCCACCCGTTGCCGCCGGCGTCCGGCACCATCGGACGATGA
- a CDS encoding AraC family transcriptional regulator, which produces MDRWDGACRLLAVKIETRALVRHLESLTGEAPRAPLNLAPTMDLTTGPGRGWARLVRVLAEEIRDDRGLLRQPLLAAGLRDALLTGLLLATDHAYHDALDRPVRHGYARPVTRVVEAIRAHPEQPYTTADLAEVGGVSARWLQEVFRRQVGTTPMAYLRDVRMDRVRDELRRAEPESTTVADVARRWGFAHQGRFAERYRARFGEPPSQTLRSR; this is translated from the coding sequence CTGGACCGCTGGGACGGCGCCTGCCGGCTCCTCGCCGTCAAGATCGAGACGAGGGCCCTCGTCCGCCATCTGGAGAGCCTCACCGGCGAGGCCCCGCGCGCCCCGCTGAACCTCGCGCCCACCATGGACCTCACCACCGGCCCCGGCCGCGGCTGGGCCCGGCTGGTCCGCGTCCTCGCCGAGGAGATCCGCGACGACCGGGGTCTGCTGCGCCAGCCCCTCCTCGCGGCCGGCCTGCGGGACGCCCTCCTCACCGGCCTGCTGCTGGCCACCGACCACGCCTACCACGACGCCCTGGACCGCCCGGTCCGGCACGGCTACGCGCGACCGGTCACCCGCGTCGTCGAGGCCATCCGCGCCCACCCCGAACAGCCGTACACCACCGCGGACCTGGCGGAGGTCGGCGGGGTGAGCGCCCGGTGGCTGCAGGAGGTGTTCCGCCGTCAGGTCGGCACCACCCCCATGGCCTACCTGCGGGACGTCCGCATGGACCGCGTCCGGGACGAACTGCGGCGCGCCGAACCGGAGTCGACGACCGTGGCCGATGTCGCCCGCCGCTGGGGCTTCGCCCACCAGGGCCGCTTCGCCGAGCGGTACCGCGCCCGGTTCGGCGAACCGCCCTCGCAGACCCTGCGCTCCCGCTGA
- a CDS encoding SpoIIE family protein phosphatase: MAGSGEQVVRARARLAALLIDASTSALGAAGARAAGVYLRSSTPGLLRLAVLVGLPGPLFRPWWRLHTARPFPVSDAYRLGVQVVLSDAAETVRRYPQFAAGLPFQFGSVYTPVPGEDEPLGVLTVLRPAADSVDELLDRDLLTRLAEDLGADLRGLCDAGGAEGSAGGTGGAAGDTGATASAAAGDTGTTASGAAAAGADTAAGSTGASAGGMSATASGAGATAGGTGATAGGRGAAAVVWDGEPLCVRPPSVGPAEARVGRFAWDPATSAVRGDDRLHALLGLGPGEVASSGPALADAVAPGDSHRILSALHETAAGKPPPAPLRVRSRDGAPRLLDLWPAAAAGDGTEVGGFVFDPGPAVSADGAADLLPQGVFCLDRLGVIVYANPAAARLAGRERAGLLGRPVWEAMPWLSGPPYDDHLRGALLSPEPVHVHVRRPAGHRGEPAGGEWLALSVHPGADLLTCTLVPASRMDAPVELAPEPHEPAGAVAGGPSMEPLYRPIALAIALTDAVTAQQVSAVVMQELLPAFGGRRLAIYLLQDRHLYLAWETGFPQGFLSPFDGVGLDAHIPGVETLTTGRPLFFESMEQMAATYPGIPLDAEEGARAFLPLIASGRPVGSCILGFDRSRSFSTDECTALTALAGLIAHAMEKAQRYDSEAALARGLQQALLPRRLSAHPRVETAGRYLPGTQGMDVGGDWYDVVEAGDGLALVIGDVQGHGVQAAATMGQLRSAVRAFALGDRPPDEVMSGTNHLLIDLDPGQFASCCYLRLDPATGRARVARAGHLPPLLRAPDGRTRTLDIPGGVVLGVDPRARYPVTELLLEPDAVLALYTDGLVERPGADIDDGIEALRLALARAGAAPGRRGGRSLAGMADRLTATARHAADRPDDVALLLATRRAAPVPRR, translated from the coding sequence ATGGCTGGGAGCGGGGAGCAGGTGGTCCGCGCGCGGGCCCGGCTGGCCGCGCTGCTCATCGACGCCTCCACCAGCGCGCTCGGAGCGGCCGGTGCACGCGCGGCCGGCGTGTACCTGCGGTCCTCCACGCCCGGGCTGTTGCGGCTCGCGGTGCTGGTCGGGCTGCCCGGACCGCTGTTCCGGCCCTGGTGGCGGCTGCACACCGCCCGGCCGTTCCCGGTGTCGGACGCCTACCGGCTCGGTGTCCAGGTGGTGCTGTCGGACGCGGCGGAGACGGTGCGCCGCTATCCGCAGTTCGCGGCGGGCCTGCCCTTCCAGTTCGGCTCGGTGTACACACCCGTCCCCGGTGAGGACGAGCCGCTGGGGGTGCTGACGGTGCTGCGCCCGGCCGCGGACTCGGTGGACGAGCTGCTCGACCGCGACCTGCTCACCCGGCTCGCCGAGGACCTGGGGGCGGACCTGCGCGGCCTGTGTGACGCGGGTGGTGCGGAGGGGTCAGCGGGCGGCACGGGTGGGGCGGCAGGTGACACGGGTGCGACGGCGAGCGCGGCGGCAGGTGACACGGGTACGACGGCCAGCGGCGCGGCGGCCGCTGGCGCGGACACGGCGGCCGGCAGCACAGGCGCGTCAGCGGGCGGCATGAGTGCGACAGCCAGCGGCGCGGGCGCGACAGCAGGCGGCACAGGCGCGACAGCAGGCGGCAGAGGCGCCGCCGCTGTCGTCTGGGACGGGGAGCCGTTGTGTGTGCGGCCGCCCTCGGTGGGGCCGGCGGAGGCCCGCGTGGGGCGGTTCGCCTGGGATCCGGCGACTTCGGCGGTGCGCGGCGACGACAGGCTGCACGCCCTGCTCGGCCTCGGCCCCGGCGAGGTCGCGAGCAGCGGTCCGGCGCTCGCGGACGCCGTGGCCCCGGGGGACTCCCACCGGATACTGTCCGCGCTGCACGAGACCGCCGCCGGGAAGCCGCCGCCCGCGCCGCTGCGCGTGCGTTCCCGGGACGGCGCCCCGCGGCTGCTGGACCTGTGGCCGGCGGCGGCCGCCGGCGACGGGACGGAGGTCGGCGGGTTCGTGTTCGACCCGGGTCCGGCCGTCTCGGCGGACGGCGCGGCCGACCTGCTGCCGCAGGGGGTGTTCTGCCTGGACCGGCTGGGTGTGATCGTGTACGCCAATCCGGCCGCGGCCCGGCTGGCGGGCCGGGAGCGGGCGGGTCTGCTGGGCCGGCCCGTATGGGAGGCCATGCCGTGGCTGAGCGGTCCGCCGTACGACGATCACCTGCGCGGCGCGCTGCTGTCCCCCGAGCCGGTGCACGTCCATGTCCGGCGTCCCGCCGGGCACCGCGGGGAGCCGGCCGGCGGCGAGTGGCTCGCGCTGTCCGTCCATCCCGGCGCCGACCTGCTGACCTGCACCCTGGTCCCGGCCAGCCGGATGGACGCGCCCGTGGAGCTGGCCCCGGAGCCGCACGAGCCAGCGGGCGCGGTGGCCGGCGGTCCCTCGATGGAGCCGTTGTACCGGCCCATCGCGCTCGCGATCGCTCTCACGGACGCGGTGACCGCCCAGCAGGTGTCGGCGGTCGTCATGCAGGAGCTGCTGCCCGCGTTCGGCGGCCGCCGCCTGGCCATCTACCTGCTGCAGGACCGGCATCTCTACCTGGCCTGGGAGACCGGCTTCCCGCAGGGCTTCCTGTCCCCGTTCGACGGTGTCGGCCTGGACGCGCACATCCCCGGCGTGGAGACCCTCACCACCGGCCGTCCGCTGTTCTTCGAGTCGATGGAGCAGATGGCGGCCACCTACCCGGGCATCCCGCTGGACGCGGAGGAGGGCGCCCGGGCGTTCCTGCCGCTGATCGCCTCCGGGCGGCCGGTGGGCTCCTGCATCCTCGGCTTCGACCGGTCGCGGAGCTTCAGCACGGACGAGTGCACGGCCCTCACCGCGCTCGCCGGGCTGATCGCGCACGCGATGGAGAAGGCGCAGCGCTACGACAGCGAGGCGGCGCTCGCCCGGGGCCTGCAGCAGGCGCTGCTGCCCCGCCGGCTGTCGGCGCACCCGCGGGTGGAGACGGCGGGCCGCTATCTGCCGGGCACGCAGGGCATGGACGTGGGCGGGGACTGGTACGACGTGGTCGAGGCGGGTGACGGGCTCGCGCTGGTCATCGGTGACGTCCAGGGGCACGGGGTGCAGGCGGCGGCCACGATGGGGCAGCTGCGCAGCGCGGTGCGCGCGTTCGCGCTGGGCGACCGGCCGCCCGACGAGGTGATGAGCGGGACGAACCACCTGCTGATCGACCTGGACCCGGGCCAGTTCGCCAGCTGCTGCTATCTGCGCCTGGACCCGGCCACCGGGCGGGCCCGGGTGGCCCGGGCGGGGCATCTGCCGCCGCTGCTGCGCGCTCCGGACGGCCGGACCCGGACGCTGGACATCCCCGGCGGTGTAGTCCTCGGCGTGGATCCGCGGGCCCGGTATCCGGTGACCGAGCTGCTGCTGGAGCCGGACGCGGTCCTGGCCCTGTACACGGACGGTCTGGTCGAGCGGCCCGGCGCCGACATCGACGACGGGATCGAGGCGCTGCGGCTGGCGCTGGCGCGGGCCGGTGCGGCGCCCGGGCGGCGTGGCGGGCGCTCCCTGGCCGGAATGGCCGACCGGCTGACGGCCACCGCCCGACACGCGGCCGACCGGCCCGACGACGTGGCGCTGCTGCTGGCCACCCGCCGCGCGGCGCCCGTGCCCCGCCGATGA
- a CDS encoding SpoIIE family protein phosphatase/ATP-binding protein: MVRLPGRPDTRPPRSFGHPRASLGARQPDGSGANGSRPGVLRSAVSGRSVAGQVFVLQVVIVLLLVVSAVVAQVLQVRHDSDLEAQNRSLAVAVTFANAPGTVAALRAPDPTAVLQPRAEAARKASGVDFIVVMNTDGIRYTHPKPDRIGKKFVGTIGPALAGGTVVEHINGTIGPLVQVVVPVKDSAGKVVGLVSSGITTAHVGGAADQQLPLLLAAAAAALALATAGTALVSRRLLRQTRGLGPYEMTRMYEHHDAVLHAVREGVLIVGGNGRLLLANDEAQRLLDLPPDAERRHVLDLGLDEETAGLLSSGRVATDEVHLVKDRLLAINQRPTDLRGGPPGSVTTLRDSTELRALSGRAEVARERLNMLYDAGVGIGTSLDVTRTAEELAELAVPRFADYATVDLFDAVLGGEEPKPGTALRRTASTGVRKDAPLYPVGKRIRFVATSPQARSLTTGQSVVESRLREAAGWRAQDLERTEQVVGYGIHSLLTVPLRAGSLVLGVANFWRADKPQPFDGEDLALAEELVARAAVSIDNARRYTREHSMAVTLQRSLLPRSLPEQGALEIAYRYLPAQLGVGGDWFDVLPLSGARVALVVGDVVGHGLHAAATMGRLRTAVHNFSSLDLPPDELLGLLDELVGRIDQDETPADGAAAITGATCLYAVYDPVSRRCTLARAGHPPPALVRPDGSVEFPDLPAGPPLGLGGLPFETADLELEEGSRLVLYTDGLVEDRDRDIDVGLDLLRDALRRTPGASPEETCRTVLDRLPARPSDDVALIVARTRVLGADRVAEWQVPSDPAAVSEMRASVTRQLTDWGLEELTFTAELILSELVTNAIRYGRGPIGVRLLLDRTLICEVSDSSTTSPHLRYAASTDEGGRGLFLVAQLAERWGTRYTPHGKIIWAEQPLP; encoded by the coding sequence ATGGTGCGACTGCCCGGCCGGCCCGACACGCGGCCGCCTCGCTCGTTCGGGCATCCGCGTGCGTCGCTCGGCGCGCGGCAGCCGGACGGGAGCGGCGCGAACGGCTCGCGTCCGGGGGTGCTGCGTTCAGCGGTGAGCGGGCGCAGCGTCGCCGGGCAGGTGTTCGTGCTGCAGGTGGTGATCGTGCTGCTGCTGGTCGTGTCGGCGGTGGTGGCGCAGGTGCTGCAGGTGCGGCACGACAGCGACCTGGAGGCCCAGAACCGCTCGCTCGCCGTCGCGGTGACGTTCGCCAACGCGCCCGGCACGGTGGCGGCGTTGCGGGCGCCGGATCCGACGGCCGTGCTGCAGCCGCGCGCGGAGGCCGCCCGCAAGGCCTCCGGGGTGGACTTCATCGTGGTGATGAACACCGACGGCATCCGCTACACGCACCCGAAGCCGGACCGCATCGGCAAGAAGTTCGTGGGGACCATCGGGCCGGCGCTGGCCGGGGGCACGGTGGTGGAGCACATCAACGGCACCATCGGGCCGCTGGTGCAGGTCGTGGTGCCGGTGAAGGACTCCGCCGGCAAGGTCGTGGGGCTGGTGTCGTCCGGCATCACCACCGCGCACGTGGGCGGCGCGGCCGACCAGCAGCTGCCGCTGCTGCTGGCGGCGGCCGCGGCGGCGCTCGCGCTGGCCACGGCGGGCACGGCGCTGGTCAGCAGGCGGCTGCTGCGCCAGACGCGCGGCCTCGGGCCGTACGAGATGACCCGGATGTACGAGCATCACGACGCGGTGCTGCACGCCGTCCGCGAGGGTGTGCTGATCGTGGGCGGCAACGGCAGGCTGCTGCTCGCCAACGACGAGGCGCAGCGGCTGCTGGACCTGCCGCCGGACGCCGAGCGGCGGCATGTGCTGGATTTGGGCCTGGACGAGGAGACGGCGGGCCTGCTGTCCTCGGGCCGGGTGGCGACGGACGAGGTGCACCTGGTCAAGGACCGGCTGCTGGCCATCAACCAGCGCCCCACCGACCTGCGCGGCGGGCCGCCCGGCAGCGTCACCACGCTGCGTGACTCGACCGAGCTGCGGGCCCTGTCGGGGCGGGCGGAGGTGGCGCGCGAGCGACTGAACATGCTGTACGACGCCGGGGTGGGCATCGGCACCAGCCTGGACGTGACCCGCACCGCGGAGGAGCTGGCGGAGCTGGCGGTCCCCCGGTTCGCGGACTATGCGACGGTGGACCTGTTCGACGCGGTGCTGGGCGGCGAGGAGCCCAAGCCCGGCACGGCGCTGCGCCGTACGGCGTCCACGGGTGTCCGCAAGGACGCCCCGCTGTATCCGGTGGGCAAGCGGATCCGGTTCGTGGCGACGTCGCCGCAGGCGCGCAGTCTGACCACCGGGCAGTCGGTGGTGGAGTCCCGGCTGCGGGAGGCGGCCGGCTGGCGGGCGCAGGACCTGGAGCGCACCGAGCAGGTCGTCGGGTACGGCATTCATTCGCTGCTCACGGTGCCGCTGCGGGCGGGCAGCCTGGTGCTGGGGGTGGCGAACTTCTGGCGGGCGGACAAGCCGCAGCCGTTCGACGGGGAGGACCTGGCGCTGGCCGAGGAGCTGGTGGCGCGGGCGGCGGTGTCGATCGACAACGCCCGCCGCTACACGCGCGAGCACAGCATGGCGGTCACGCTGCAGCGGAGTCTGCTGCCGCGGTCGCTGCCGGAGCAGGGTGCGCTGGAGATCGCGTACCGCTATCTGCCGGCGCAGCTGGGGGTGGGCGGCGACTGGTTCGACGTGCTGCCGCTGTCCGGGGCGCGGGTGGCGCTGGTGGTGGGTGACGTGGTGGGGCACGGGCTGCACGCGGCGGCCACGATGGGCCGGCTGCGCACGGCGGTGCACAACTTCTCCTCGCTGGACCTGCCGCCGGACGAACTCCTCGGGCTGCTGGACGAACTGGTGGGCCGGATCGACCAGGACGAGACCCCGGCGGACGGTGCCGCGGCGATCACCGGGGCGACCTGCCTGTACGCGGTGTACGACCCGGTGTCCCGGCGCTGCACCCTGGCCCGGGCCGGGCATCCGCCGCCGGCGCTGGTGCGGCCCGACGGCAGTGTGGAGTTCCCGGACCTGCCGGCCGGGCCGCCGCTGGGCCTGGGCGGGCTGCCGTTCGAGACGGCCGATCTGGAGCTGGAGGAGGGCAGCCGGCTGGTGCTGTACACGGACGGGCTGGTCGAGGACCGCGACCGGGACATCGACGTCGGTCTCGACCTGCTGCGTGACGCGCTGCGCCGGACGCCCGGCGCTTCTCCGGAGGAGACCTGCCGTACGGTGCTCGACCGGCTGCCGGCCCGGCCGAGTGACGACGTGGCGCTGATCGTCGCCCGGACCCGGGTGCTGGGCGCCGACCGGGTCGCCGAGTGGCAGGTGCCGTCGGATCCGGCGGCCGTGTCCGAGATGCGGGCCTCGGTCACCCGGCAGCTGACCGACTGGGGCCTGGAGGAGCTGACGTTCACCGCGGAGCTGATCCTGAGCGAGCTGGTCACCAACGCGATCCGGTACGGGCGCGGCCCGATCGGGGTACGGCTGCTGCTCGACCGGACGCTGATCTGCGAGGTGTCCGACAGCAGCACGACGTCGCCGCACCTGAGGTACGCGGCGAGCACCGACGAGGGTGGCCGGGGCCTGTTCCTGGTGGCGCAGCTCGCGGAGCGCTGGGGCACTCGCTACACCCCGCACGGGAAGATCATCTGGGCGGAGCAGCCCCTGCCCTGA
- a CDS encoding glycoside hydrolase family 15 protein: MAETPFPQDPAGAPRYLPIADHGLIGDLRSVALVGTNGTIDWYCCPSFDAPSVFAAVLDADRGGCFELAAAVPARTKQFYFPDTNVLITRFFTEDGVGEVQDFMPVTGQGDELPGEEGRHRLIRRVVCVRGTVPFRSLVAPRFGYGADPHTLRAQGGMILFESARRSLALTSTVPLDHDGQDARAAFKLGEGESAVFALDLVGDQVSPRGCPRTEAEREFNATVAYWRRWLHQSRYRGRWREMVHRSALTLKLLTYAPTGAIVAAPTTSLPEQPGGERNWDYRYVWIRDAAFCVYALLRLGFSGEAEAFMRFLTTHISPGDGAALGPLQIMYGIDGRSDLPERELTHLEGHRGSAPVRVGNAAAGQLQLDIYGALIDSVYLYDKWAQPISSGQWDDVCRLVDWVCGHWDQPDEGVWETRGGRKNFLYSRLMCWVAVERAIRLANRRGLPADLPRWRQARDTIYRRIMDRGWSERRGAFVQHEDGDVLDASVLMMPLAKFIAPTDPKWLSTLDALTGELVSDSLVYRYNPEASPDGLRGDEGTFSICSFWYVEALVRAGRLDEARLAFEKMLTYANHLGLYAEEIGRTGEQQGNFPQAFTHLALISAAFNLDRALG; encoded by the coding sequence ATGGCCGAGACGCCCTTCCCGCAGGATCCGGCCGGCGCTCCCCGCTACCTGCCGATCGCCGACCACGGCCTCATCGGCGACCTGCGCAGCGTCGCCCTGGTCGGCACCAACGGCACGATCGACTGGTACTGCTGCCCGTCCTTCGACGCGCCCAGCGTCTTCGCGGCCGTGCTGGACGCCGACCGCGGCGGCTGCTTCGAACTCGCCGCCGCCGTACCGGCCCGCACCAAGCAGTTCTACTTCCCCGACACCAATGTCCTGATCACCCGCTTCTTCACCGAGGACGGCGTCGGCGAGGTCCAGGACTTCATGCCCGTCACCGGCCAGGGCGACGAGCTGCCGGGCGAGGAGGGCCGGCACCGGCTGATCCGGCGCGTCGTCTGCGTCCGCGGCACCGTGCCGTTCAGGAGCCTGGTCGCCCCGCGCTTCGGCTACGGCGCCGACCCGCACACCCTGCGCGCACAAGGCGGCATGATCCTCTTCGAGTCCGCCCGGCGCTCCCTGGCCCTCACCTCCACCGTCCCGCTGGACCACGACGGGCAGGACGCGCGGGCCGCCTTCAAGCTCGGCGAGGGGGAGAGTGCGGTGTTCGCCCTCGACCTCGTCGGCGATCAGGTGAGCCCGCGCGGCTGCCCCCGCACGGAGGCCGAGCGGGAGTTCAACGCGACGGTCGCCTACTGGCGGCGCTGGCTGCACCAGTCCCGCTACCGGGGCCGCTGGCGCGAGATGGTGCACCGCTCCGCGCTCACCCTGAAACTGCTCACCTACGCCCCCACCGGCGCCATCGTCGCCGCCCCCACCACCAGCCTCCCCGAACAGCCCGGCGGCGAGCGGAACTGGGACTACCGCTACGTCTGGATCCGGGACGCCGCGTTCTGCGTGTACGCGCTGCTGCGCCTCGGCTTCAGCGGCGAGGCCGAGGCGTTCATGCGGTTCCTCACCACCCACATCAGCCCCGGCGACGGCGCCGCCCTGGGCCCGCTGCAGATCATGTACGGCATCGACGGCCGCTCCGACCTGCCCGAACGCGAACTGACCCATCTGGAGGGCCACCGCGGCTCCGCCCCGGTCCGGGTGGGCAACGCCGCCGCCGGCCAGCTCCAGCTCGACATCTACGGCGCCCTGATCGACTCGGTCTACCTCTACGACAAGTGGGCCCAGCCCATCTCCAGCGGCCAGTGGGACGACGTGTGCCGGCTGGTCGACTGGGTGTGCGGCCACTGGGACCAGCCGGACGAGGGCGTGTGGGAGACCCGCGGCGGCCGCAAGAACTTCCTGTACTCGCGCCTGATGTGCTGGGTGGCCGTGGAGCGCGCCATCCGGCTGGCCAACCGGCGCGGGCTGCCCGCCGATCTGCCGCGCTGGCGACAGGCCCGCGACACGATCTACCGGCGGATCATGGACCGCGGCTGGTCGGAGCGGAGGGGCGCCTTCGTGCAGCACGAGGACGGAGACGTCCTGGACGCCTCGGTGCTGATGATGCCCCTGGCGAAGTTCATCGCCCCCACCGACCCCAAGTGGCTGTCCACCCTGGACGCCCTCACCGGGGAACTCGTCTCCGACTCCCTCGTCTACCGCTACAACCCCGAGGCCAGCCCCGACGGACTGCGCGGCGACGAAGGCACCTTCTCCATCTGCTCGTTCTGGTACGTCGAGGCGCTGGTGCGGGCCGGCCGGCTCGACGAGGCCCGGCTCGCCTTCGAGAAGATGCTCACCTACGCCAACCACCTCGGCCTGTACGCAGAGGAGATCGGCCGCACCGGAGAGCAACAGGGCAACTTCCCGCAGGCGTTCACCCACCTCGCCCTGATCAGCGCCGCCTTCAACCTGGACCGCGCCCTCGGCTGA